TGACCGTTTCCGGGCGCAATGAGATCACCGAGCTGGCAAACAGCGTTGACCATATGCAGCGTTCGTTAATCGAAACCGTTGCCAACGTACGTAACGGGTCGGAGGCTATCTACACCGGCACCAGCGAAATTGCGATGGGGAATAACGACCTCTCTTCTCGTACCGAGCAGCAGGCGTCCGCCCTGGAAGAGACGGCCGCCAGCATGGAGCAGCTCACCGCGACCGTGAAGCAGAACGCCGATAACGCCCGCCAGGCGTCTCAGCTGGCGGAAAGCGCCTCCGAGACGGCGCAGCGCGGCGGCCGCGTGGTGGATGGCGTGGTGAAAACCATGCACGAAATCGCCGACAGCTCGAAGAAAATCGCCGACATCATCAGCGTTATCGACGGCATTGCCTTCCAGACCAACATTCTGGCGCTGAACGCCGCCGTGGAAGCGGCGCGCGCGGGTGAACAGGGGCGCGGGTTTGCCGTGGTGGCCGGGGAAGTACGCAACCTGGCCAGCCGCAGCGCCAACGCGGCCAAAGAGATCAAGTCTCTGATTGAAGATTCCGTCTCCCGCGTGGATACCGGCTCCGTGCTGGTGGAAAGCGCCGGGGAGACCATGAATGACATCGTGAATGCCGTCACCCGCGTGACGGACATCATGGGTGAAATCGCCTCTGCGTCCGATGAGCAGAGTCGTGGTATCGACCAGGTTGCCCTGGCGGTATCGGAAATGGATCGCGTGACACAGCAAAACGCCGCGCTGGTGCAGGAGTCCGCTGCTGCGGCCGCTGCTCTGGAAGACCAGGCGAGCCGTCTGAAGATGGCCGTCTCGGCGTTTCGTCTCGCTTCACTCGCTGGAAATACGGTCACCCCGCAGGCGACGTATCGTGCGCCAGCCGCTGAATCGGCTGTAAACCGTACGCGCACCGCGACGACCGGACAAGATGAAAACTGGGAAACATTTTGACTGACAATTAAACCGCGGCTGCTTGCCGCTTGATGGGAGCGTGGATGTTAAATCGTATTCGTATCTCGACCACACTGTTTTTGATTCTGATCCTTTGCGGTGTGTTGCAGGTTGGCAGTAACGGGTTGTCTTTTTGGGCGTTTCGCGATGGCTATCAGAATTTGCAGGAAGTTGAGGCGAGTAATCAGCAGCGCTCCGCACTGGCACAAACGCGTGCCGTGCTGTTGCAGGCAAGCACTGCGCTGAATAAGGCGGGAACCTTAACCGCGCTGAGTTATCCGCCGGATGACATTAAAGCGCTGATGGCGACCGCGCGCGACAGCCTGAAGCAGGCTGACGCACAGTTTAAAGCCTTTACGGCGCAGGCCGCCGACAGTGAGAAAGAGAAAGCGCTGAAGGCCGCCATGAAGACGAACTTTGAGCAGTGGTACAGCGATCTGGACCACCAGGCGACGTGGCTTGAGAACAACCAGCTTTCGGACTTTATGACTGCACCGGTTCAGGCGTCTCAGGCGGCGTTTGACGGCAGCTTTAACGCGTGGCAGCAGGATATTAACCAGTCTGTTCAGCGTGCCGGTGACCAGAGCCGTCAAAGCTATCACATGTCGGGCGTCATCTTTGCCGTGGTGGTGATTCTGGCAGGGCTGCTGACCGGCGGGGCGCTGCTCTGGTCGCGCAGAATGATTGTGCAGCCGCTGGCGATTATCAGCAGCCACTTCGACAGTATTGCGAAAGGGGACCTGGCGCGTCCGGTGGCGGTGTTCGGCAAGAACGAAATTTCGGCGATCTTTGCCAGCCTGAAGGCGATGCAGGGATCCCTGCGGGAAACGGTGAGCGACGTGCGGCAGGGCAGTTATGCCATGCACACTGGGATCTCTGAGATTGCGGCGGGGAACAACGATCTCTCGTCCCGCACCGAGCAGCAGGCGGCCTCGCTGGCGCAGACGGCGGCCAGCATGGAGCAGTTAACCGCGACGGTAGGCCAGAACGCCGATAACGCGCGTCAGGCGTCTGACCTGTCAAAACAGGCGGCGATGACGGCGAAGAAAGGCGGCGACCAGGCGTCCCATGTCGCCAGCACCATGCAGGAGATTGCCACCAGCTCGCAGAAAATTGGTGACATCATCAGCGTGATTGACGGTATCGCGTTCCAGACCAACATTCTGGCGCTGAATGCCGCCGTGGAAGCGGCGCGCGCCGGTGAGCAAGGGCGCGGGTTTGCGGTGGTGGCGGGGGAGGTGCGTAACCTGGCGAGCCGCAGCGCCAACGCGGCGAAAGAGATTAAGGTGCTGATCGAAGAGTCGGTTTCGCGTGTTCAGCAGGGCTCAACGCTGGTGGATACGGCGGCGAAAACCATGCACGAGATCGTCACCTCCGTGACGCGGGTGAACGACATCATGGGCGAGATTGCCTCTGCGTCGGATGAACAGCGTCGCGGGATTGAGCAGGTTGCCCAGGCCGTCAGCCAGATGGATCAGGTGACGCAACAAAACGCCTCGTTAGTTGAGGAAGCTGCAGCGGCAACCGATCAGCTGGCCAGCCAGGCGGATCGTCTGACCGGACTGGTCGCGGTATTTAATGTGAAAGAGCACGTTGAAGCAGTAACAGAAGTCGGGCGGTCGCAGGCCGTGCCAGTTGTATCCTGAATGTAATTAAGAAGGCGCTATGACATCACCAATGCCCCCTGGGCAAACGTCATTATTGTTGCAGATGACACAGCGCCTCGCGCTGTCCGACGCGCATTTTCGTCGGATATGTCAGTTAATCTACCAGCGTGCGGGGATCGTGCTTGCGGATCATAAGCGGGACATGGTCTACAACCGTCTGGTGCGGCGCTTGCGTACGCTGGGGCTGGATGATTTTGGCCGCTATCTGAGCATGCTCGAGGCGAACCAGAACAGCGCAGAGTGGCAGGCTTTTATTAACTCGTTAACCACCAACCTGACGGCGTTTTTCCGTGAAGCTCACCACTTCCCGGTCCTGGCCGAGCACGCCCGCCGTCGCACCGGGGAGTATCGCGTATGGAGCGCGGCCGCCTCGACGGGTGAAGAGCCGTACTCGCTGGCGATAACCCTTGCTGACACCCTGGGCATGACGCCCGGACGCTGGAAAGTCTACGCCAGCGATATCGATACCGAGGTGCTGGAGAAGGCGCGTAACGGCGTGTATCGCCAGGATGAACTGAAAACGCTGTCGCCGCAGCAGCTGCAGCGTTATTTCATGCGCGGCACGGGCCCGCATGAAGGCCTGGTGCGCGTACGCCAGGAGCTGGCGAACTGCGTCGAATTCGCGCCCGTTAACCTGCTGGATAAGCAGTACAACGTGCCGGGGCCGTTCGATGCCATTTTTTGCCGTAACGTCATGATCTATTTTGATAAAACGACGCAACAGGACATTTTGCGTCGGTTTGTTCCGTTGCTCAAGCCTGACGGTTTACTGTTTGCCGGGCACTCGGAAAACTTCAGCAACCTCGCGCGTGAGTTTAGCCTGCGTGGGCAAACGGTATATGCGCTGAGTAAGGAAAAAGCATGAGTAAAATCAGGGTGTTGTCTGTCGATGATTCAGCGCTGATGCGTCAGATCATGACTGAAATTATCAATAGCCACAGCGACATGGAGATGGTGGCGACTGCGCCCGATCCTCTGGTAGCGCGGGATTTAATTAAAAAATATAACCCCGACGTGCTAACGCTGGATGTCGAGATGCCGCGCATGGATGGCATAGATTTCCTCGAAAAATTAATGCGGCTTCGGCCCATGCCGGTGGTGATGGTCTCCTCCCTGACCGGAAAAGGATCGGAAATCACCCTGCGCGCGCTGGAGCTGGGGGCGGTGGATTTTGTCACCAAACCGCAGCTTGGCATTCGCGAAGGGATGCTGGCCTACAGCGAAATGATTGCGGAGAAGATCCGCACCGCGTCGCGGGCGAAGCTTGCTGCCCATACGCCATTGGCCGCGCCTGCGACCCTGAAGGCCGGTCCCTTACTCAGCTCGGAAAAACTGCTGGTTATTGGAGCGTCAACCGGAGGAACAGAGGCAATTCGTCATGTACTCCAGCCATTGCCGCTTTCAAGTCCGGGTATTCTGATCACTCAGCATATGCCGCCAGGCTTTACCCGTTCGTTCGCCGAACGCCTGAACAAGCTGTGCCAGATCAGCGTGAAGGAGGCGGAAGACGGCGAGCGCGTGCTCCCGGGACATGCCTATATCGCCCCGGGCGACAAGCATATGGAGCTGTCGCGCAGCGGCGCTAACTATCAAATCAAAATTCATGACGGACCGCCGGTCAACCGGCACCGTCCGTCGGTGGATGTGCTGTTTCATTCGGTGGCGAAACATGCGGGGCGCAACGCCGTTGGGGTGATCCTGACGGGGATGGGCAACGATGGTGCCGCCGGAATGCTTGCAATGCACCAGGCTGGCGCCTGGACGATTGCGCAGAATGAAGCAAGTTGTGTGGTGTTCGGCATGCCGCGCGAGGCCATCAATATGGGTGGCGTGAGCGAAGTGGTCGATCTTAGCCAGGTAAGCCAGCAGATGCTGGCGAAAATCAGTGCCGGACAGGCAATACGTATTTGACTCAGGAGTATTATTTTATGGCGGATAAAGAGCTTAAGTTTTTGGTTGTGGATGACTTTTCCACCATGCGTCGCATCGTGCGCAACCTGCTGAAAGAGCTGGGCTTCAACAACGTTGAAGAAGCAGAAGACGGCGTTGATGCGCTGAACAAACTGCAGGCTGGCGGGTTTGGTTTTGTTATCTCCGACTGGAACATGCCAAACATGGACGGTCTGGAACTGCTGAAAACCATTCGTGCTGATGCCGGAATGGCGTCTATGCCGGTTCTGATGGTTACTGCAGAAGCGAAAAAAGAGAACATCATTGCCGCTGCACAGGCGGGCGCAAGCGGCTATGTGGTGAAGCCATTCACCGCGGCAACCCTGGAAGAGAAGCTCGGTAAGATCTTCGAGAAACTCGGCATGTGAGGTGATGGAAATGTTGCAACCTGCTATGAAACCCGTTGAAGAACACTCGCCGAGCGATATTATCGTCCGCATCGGCAGCCTGACGCGCATGCTGCGTGACAGCCTGCGTGAGCTGGGTCTGGATCAGGCGATTGCCGAAGCGGCGGAAGCCATTCCTGATGCCCGCGATCGTCTGGACTATGTTGTGCAGATGACCGCTCAGGCCGCGGAACGTGCGCTGAACAGCGTCGAAGCGTCACAGCCGCACCAGGATGCGATGGAAAAGGGGGCGAAAGCGCTGAGCAAACGCTGGGACGAGTGGTTTGAGAACCCTATCGAGCTGGCGGATGCCCGTGAGCTGGTGACGGATACCCGTCAGTACCTGGGTGATGTGCCGGGGCACACCAGCTTCACCAACGCCCAGCTGCTGGACATCATGATGGCGCAGGATTTCCAGGACCTGACCGGTCAGGTGATCAAGCGCATGATGGATGTTATCCAGGAGATTGAGCGTCAGCTGCTGATGGTTCTGCTGGAGAACATCCCGGAACCGGCGGCCCGTCCAAAACGCGAGAACGAAAGCCTGCTCAATGGTCCACAGCTCGACGCCAGCAAGGCGGGCGTTGTGGCAAGCCAGGATCAGGTAGACGATCTGCTCGACAGCCTCGGCTTCTGATTGTTCTGATTACCCTCAGGCTGCGGCGTCAGCCTGAGGGTAGTTCGGTTAGCGAAGATCCATCTTCACCGTCACGTTACCTTCAAAGCGGCCGGGGGCCGGGGAGGCATTGGTCGTGCTGACCGGTACAGCCTGAATTTTGACCACACCGTTTCCCTGCGCGTCCATCGTCACCGGAAACTCATAGGTCCCGTCCAGCGCGACGTTCTGACTGTGTTCATCATATACACGCACCCCGAGATCGTCCCTGTCCAGAAGTTTTGCAATGTACGGCGTACTGCTGTCCGCGACCCCCTGATCAGCGGTTAGCGTGAGCTTTATCCGGTCCGTGTTTCCCACTGCGTTATCATCACAGTGGTAGGCAATATCAACGTTTTTGATAGCATAACGTTTCGGCGGTTGCCCCTTAATGACGAATTGCTTGCTGACGATGCTGCCGAACTCAACCTCAATGGTGCTGCCTGCGTTGATAGTGCAGCTTAGCGGCGCAGATAACGTGCCGCTAAACCAGATATCAGAGACCTGTTCTGCCTGCCCGGGATCGCAGCTTGTCCCCGTGCCGAAATAGAGGCAGGCATAGTTTTGCGCGACGATCGTCGAAGGGATCACCTCTTGACCCAGGATGGGTTTTTTAACGTGAAGCAGGATCGCAACGACGTTCCAGCGGAAATTACGCTTTATAACAGCGGCGTTGCTCGGCTGGGTGCTGCTATTGCAAACGTTGGCATTTCCCTCCGTTTTGGCGAGTGCATTCTCGGTAGTGCTACGCATATTACCTCTGGACGTCGGGTATTCATTGACAGGTAACGGGGTCAAAGAAGTGCCGTCCGGAGAGTTGATTGCATCCGCATAGGCGGTGATATCGGCATCGATCTTTTCGGTCAAGTAGCCGTATCCGTTTGTTCCAGGATTCAGCGGGCTTCCGGCAAACGTTTTTTCATAGACCATGCTCGAAGAAAACATATTTCCGGGACAGCTGCAGTTGGCCACTATCACCGGGCCATTGCCGACCAGATGATTTGGCACATCATAGTCATGATTGGCAATATTTTCGCTGGACGAAAACTCATGATCGAACGACGTGGTGTAGGCTTGCGGCGTACTGAAGCAGTTATGAAGTAAAGTCGCGGCCCTGCACGGGCTGGTTGCGGCCAGGCTCAATGCCGTGGCCAATGAAGCCCAGACGGCCCGTTTCGTGAGTATAGTTGTCATGTGCTTATTCCTGCTGACAAAGCTCGCTAACCGAGCGAATACCGTTAGGGCTTTCGGTTTGGTTAGCTGACTGTTGCGTAATGCTGGCGCGGCACTGTTGGCCCGTGCCGTTACCCCATTTCACGATGAGCTGCGCGGTCTCTCCAATGCCTGCCAGATAGACTGTGCCGGTTTCATCGATAATGCCGCTCATCACCGGGTCGCTACTGGTCGCGATGGCGCCGAACGGAACGGGGAGACCGTTTGGACGCTTCAGGGTGACCAGCATCCGGTAGCCTGTGTGGGCGTCAAATCTGGCCAGAACTGCCGCGTTGCGCGAGGGAATGACGGTGATGGCGGTATCGCTGCTGTCCACATTTTCCGGCAGGCTCGAGGTATCAATACGAATATTATTCTCCTGGTACGGAGTGAGCGATGGAATGACTGCGTTACCCTGCCAGTCGGTCTGAATACCCCGCTGGTTCAGGAAACGGACGCCGGAAGCATCGTTGGCGTTGACGATAGCAAACTGGCTTCCTAAAGGTTGAGCCAGCGTGATGCCCTGAGGATGGGCAACAATACCGCCGCTAATGCCGTAGTTAAGCTGCTGAGAGTGATCGGTGGAAGCGTAATATCCGGCGGTCAGATTGGCGTACTGCGAGCGGTAGCTGCCATAGACGCTGCTGATATCTTCCCCGTCGTGGTTGGAGTGGCTCTGCTGCAACGAGTAGCTCAGACGCTCATCCTCCAGAAGCGTGCCGCTGAGGCCCACGTTTTGCCGCGTATAGCCATTTTTAGTGTTGCTGATGTTATAGCTACTCCAGGCGCGTGGCAGCCATCTGGCGAGAGGAATGCTAAATCCCAAAGAAACCATCCTGTCAGACTCGTCGCCGTTGGTTTTGCTGTACGTATAGGCAATGTGATAGCTCGTGCCGGAAACAACGGTATTGAATCCCAGAGACAGGTTGCGCTCTTTTTTAGAGGTGCCCCAGTAATCCTGCTGATAGCCGTTAAGATACAGACTTACCCCAGCAACGGTTTGGCTAACGCTGGCCTGAATGCGGTTGCGTTTATTGTAACGAAACTGCAGATCGTCTTCGTGGCCGTCATGCTTTTGGTTGGCGTCGGCAAAGCTGTAATACCCGCGGCTGGAGTATCGGTAGCTGCCGAGGCTGAAGTTGGTATCGGTCGAATCCAGCTTACCGGTATAAAGCAAACGCCATGACTGGCCGGTATGCTGGCTGTTATCGTCTAGCCGGGTGTCGGCCATGGTAACGTCAGCGGACAGCGAGCCCAGCGGCCCGAGCGCCAGACCGGCACCGGTATTGGCTGCGTTATAGTCTTTCGAGAGCGTCAGCCCTCCAAACCAGGTGAGAAGGTTATTTAAACCGTAAATCATGCTGCCCTGGAAAAAATCGGGTTCCTTTTGGTCGCTCCCGCTTTCAGCACGATAACGGCCTGCTGTCATTTCGTACTTCATACGCCCAGGCCGCAGCATAACCGCGATACTGGAGTAGGGCTGCGTAAAGTGATGCTCGGTGCCGTCAGCTTCTTTCACCGTAACGTCCAGATCGCCGCTGTTGGTCGTGGAGTAGAGATCGTCGATTTCGAACGCGCCCGGCGCGACATTTTGCTGATAGATGAGGTAGCCATTCTGGCGCACCGAGACTTCCGCATTTGAACTGGCGATGCCGCGTATGACAGGGGCATAGCCGCGTTGGCTGTAGGGAAGCATCTCTTCATCCGACGCAAGGTTAACGCCCCGGTACTGTAAGCTATCAAATACCTCGCCCCGCGTGTTGCTTTCTCCGGCCGTGAACTGTGCCTTGAGGGCGTCAACGTCATGCTGGAGGAAGGTATTGATGTTTTCCCACAGGTTTTCATTCTCTGAATTGCTCCACGTTGAATAGTTGCGCACTCGCCAGCCACCCAGGTTGGCGCCGGTGCGCAAATTCAGATACTGACTGGTGGCGCTGTTGTCGCCGCTCTCCTTATTTTTTGATCCTGAGAAAGCGTAGTCACTGAACAACACGGGAACACCGTCGTCCCAGCGCGAGGGATCGATGTAATCGCGACCGGTACTTCTTAACGCGGCCTGAGGAATACTCAACGCTAATGTCATGGTTGAAAAATCAAGCCGCGCGGAGGACTGGGGGATATAGTTGCTGATATCTTTAGGCAAAGCCTTATTGGCGGGTAATGCAAGCAAGGCGGGATACTGGTCGATAGCAACCCCCCATGCCCGCAGCATATCCGGTGTGAGCTGCGGTATCAGTGACCCTTCCGGGGAGCTGACGTAAGCGATACTGGTGGTGCTCAGGCGGTGTTCGTTCACCTGCACTCGTGAAGAATAGGTGCCGGGTAGCTGAGCATTCGACTTTGAAAAGAGTGAAAGGTCGATATCCTGCTGGGCCAGCATGTCTCCTTCAAGCGATGAGGGTGAGAAACGATACTCACGGGCCAGCGTCGAGAAGCTCGCGATGAGCAAGACACCGCCAAGGCAGCGAAGTAGCGGATTCGGTCTAAAGAGCCGCTCGTATGACATATCATTACGTCCTGTCATCATCGCGGTTTTTTAATCCTGCGCCAGGGTGGCGGTGTATTTTTCGGAAGCATTGCCGTAATCGGTTATGCAGCGCCAGGTGACGCTCGTTCCCTGAGCATTGTCAGGAAGAGGAATGTCAGCGCGGGATTTAGGGGCAACCATGTCGGCTTTCTCCACTTTGTGCGCTCCCAGCGCAAGTGAATCAAAGACGCTGTAGAATGCCCCCTCGTTGATGACAGTGAGCTGCTGACCATGACGCGCGAAGCGCAGGTTTTTGCAGGATTCATAGGGCGTACCGCTCAGTCCGACTGGGCGCCAGAACAGTTTCAGACGCGTTTTATAGATTAACCGCAGGACGTTTTTGTCTCCCTCATCCGTAGCCGTGGCAGGAACGGTTCGTACGTTCATATAGAACAGAGATTCTTTATCGCCTGCTAAGGTTGTCCCGTTCCAGGTAATACGCAGGCTTTGCTCTTTTTGCGGATCGAGCCGAAAGAGAGGCGGTGTCACGATAAACGGTCCGTGCGTTTTGCCATCACCTGTATCCGTCCATGACTGTATTAACCATGGAAGCTCTTTATCATTATTTTGTAAGGGCAGGGCAACTTCCTTTTTCGCGGCATCGTAGATTATGCGTGTGCGACCGATCTGAATACCTGCTGCGTGACAAAAGGTGCTTGCAATAACAGGGATGCATAATAAGACCTGGAGTAAAATGCGCATAGTGAAACCTTTAATAAAGGAGGTTGAAGGGAAATGATAATAGTCCGAGTCCGGACTATTATCAGATCATGACTCCTTAAATGTCATGACGCCTAAATATATATATTATGAATATCAGTAATACGATTATTAACGGTAAAGAATATTTACCGTCATATCAGCATCTGCCGGACCGGCGGTAACCGCATCTGCAAATGATTTATAGCGGGCATTAAAATCAGCTTTAATCGTATCTTCGGATTTTGTCGCCAGTTCGATATAGATCTGCCCTTCAGCGCCATCCATCGTGATGAGCTTATCATCTTTACCCGCCGGGCTGACGGCAATGCCGATACCGGTGGCCGCGGTTTCGCCCGTGGTGGTAATTTTACTGACGTCCAGTAGCGTCTTGGTCTTGGTCAGGGTCGTTGGGCCGTTAAAGGTCAGCTGAACAGCTGGAAGCCCAGCGCTTGTTAACGGGCAGTTCGCCAGCGTAATGGAGAACTCCGTAAGTGCGGTCTCCTTCCCAACGGTATTAAACAATGATGTAGGATAGGTACCCAGTGGTATAGTACTGTCCGTGCCGTCGTCACCCTGAATGGTGCAGCTTGATTCGATAATTTCACCCGTGAAGTGAATAGTGCCAGCATTCATTTCTGCGGCGAAACCATTCATCGACAGTGTTGCAAGGGCTAAGCCCGCAATAATATTCTTTTTTAAATCCATCTTAAATGTTCCTTTAAGTAAAAATAATTATCTGGCATGCATTTTGCTTTCTGGTTGAAAGTAAATTATGTCGCGTGAAATTATAACATTTAATTTTATGCGGGTAAGGGAGTCTCAGGATTAATGTTATACAGATTTATCCATTTTTGGATTTTGTGGGGTAATGATTTATATAATTTTAATGGCTCTGAATTATTGAATTTACATAGTTATATCATTCCTGCAATACCAAGTAGTTAAAATCGACGGTTATGTTAATTTTTTTTCGGGATATTTTAGAGCAAATGTTCTTTAAAACTGCGCTTAATTCATTTTGTAATATGAAACACATCACAAAAGCTGGAGAATGTTCGTTCGAACATTTCTTGCCCTCTTTTCACTCACCCGAATTGCAGAGGGGGGCTTAAACTGGATAAAAAGACCCGGTTATAGGGGTTTATCAACCCATTGATGAAAGGCGGTGCTGGCATGATACCCGTGACGTAATGGGCTGAGCATGCACTGTGGCAGAAGAGAACGACGACAAAACGGAAGCCCCCACACCCCACCGACTAGAAAAAGCGCGTGAGGAAGGGCAGATCCCCCGATCCCGAGAATTGACCTCCCTGCTGATCCTTATCGTAGGGGTGTGCATTATCTGGTGGGGCGGGGAGTCGCTCGCCCGCAAGCTGGCGGGAATGTTGTCCACCGGGTTACGTTTTGACCACAGCATGGTCAACGATCCGAATCTGATCCTCAGCCAGATTATTCAGCTTATTAAAGGGGCCATGGTCGCGCTGCTGCCCCTGATAACCGGGGTCGTGCTGGTCGCGCTGGTCTCTCCGGTGATGCTCGGCGGCCTGGTTTTTAGTGCCAAATCGCTGCAACCGAAATTTTCCAAACTGAACCCGCTGCCGGGTATCGCGAAAATGTTCTCTGCGCAGACCGGGGCTGAGCTGCTCAAAGCCGTTCTCAAATCGGTGCTGATGGGCAGTTCCGCGGGGTTTTACCTCTGGTACCACTGGCCGGAAATGATGCGTCTTATCAGCGAATCGCCGCTCACCGCGATGAGCAACGCGCTGAATCTGGTCGGGCTCTGCGCGCTGCTGGTGGTGCTCAGCATTATCCCGATGGTGGGTTTTGACGTGATCTTCCAGCTTTATACCCACTTCAAAAAGCTGCGCATGTCGCGTCAGGATATCCGTGACGAATATAAGCAGATGGAAGGTGACCCGCACGTGAAAGGGCGCATCCGCCAGATGCAGCGTGCCGCCGCCCGTCGCCGGATGATGGACGATGTGCCGAAGGCCGACGTCATCGTCACCAACCCGACACACTATTCCGTTGCGCTGCGCTATGACGAAAACAAAATGAGCGCGCCGAAAGTCGTTGCGAAAGGGGCGGGGCTGATCGCACTGCGTATCCGGGAAATTGGTACTGAAAACCGCGTGCCGATCCTGGAAGCCCCTCCGCTGGCGCGTGCGCTGTACCGCCATGCGGATATCGGACAACAGATCCCGGGACAACTTTACGCCGCCGTGGCGGAAGTGCTGGCCTGGGTGTGGCAGTTGAAGCGCTGGCGTCTGGCTGGCGGTCAGCGGCCTGTGAAACCTGAAAACCTTCCGGTGCCTGCCGCGCTGGATTTTATGAACGAGAAGGACACTGATGGCTAATCTGGTGGCAATGTTGCGCCTGCCCGGCAACCTGAAATCGACCCAATGGCAAATCCTTGCCGGGCCGATTCTGATCCTGCTAATTTTGTCGATGATGGTACTGCCGCTCCCGGCATTCATCCTCGATCTGCTTTTCACTTTCAATATTGCGCTGTCCATTATGGTGCTGCTGGTGGCGATGTTCACCCAGCGTACCCTGGAGTTTGCCGCATTCCCGACCATTCTGCTGTTTACCACCTTGCTCCGACTGGCGCTGAACGTCGCGTCCACGCGTATCATCCTGATGGAAGGTCACACCGGTGCGGCAGCGGCAGGTAAAGTGGTGGAAGCGTTCGGCCACTTCCTGGTGGGCGGCAATTTCGCTATCGGTATCGTGGTGTTCGTTATCCTCGTTATCATCAACTTTATGGTTATCACCAAAGGTGCAGGGCGTATCGCGGAAGTGGGCGCGCGTTTTGTGCTGGATGGGATGCCGGGCAAGCAGATGGCGATCGACGCCGACCTGAACGCCGGCCTTATTGCCGAAGATGAAGCCAAAAAACGCCGTTCGGAAGTAACTCAGGAAGCGGACTTCTACGGCTCCATGGACGGTGCGAGCAAGTTTGTGCGCGGTGACGCCATCGCGGGCATTCTGATCATGGTGATTAACGTGGTCGGCGGCCTGCTGGTGGGGGTATTGCAGCACGGGATGGACATGGGGCACGCGGCGGAAAGCTATACGCTGCTGACCATTGGTGACGGTCTGGTTGCGCAGATCCCGGCGCTGGTTATCTCCACGGCGGCGGGCGTGATTGTGACCCGCGTGAGTACCGATCAGGACGTTGGCGAGCAGATGGTGGGCCAGCTCTTCAGCAACCCGCGCGTTATGCTGCTGGCCGCTGCCGTTCTGGGTTTGCTCGGCCTGGTGCCGGGGATGCCAAACCTCGTCTTCCTGCTGTTTACGGCGGGTCTGCTGGGGCTTGCCTGGTGGATGCGTGGCCGTGAAATCAAACCGGCAGCGGAACCTGTTCAGGTAAAAATGCCGGAGAATACCCAGGCCGTCGAAGCGACCTGGAACGACGTTCAGCTGGAAGATTCCCTGGGAATGGAAGTGGGCTATCGCCTGATTCCGATGGTCGATTTCCAGCAGGATGGCGAGCTGCTTGGCCGTATCCGCAGTATCCGTAAAAAATTCGCCCAGGATATGGGCTTCCTGCCGCCGGTTGTACACATCCGCGACAATATGGACCTGCCGCCCGCGCGCTATCGCATTCTGATGAAAGGGGTCGAAATTGGCAGCGGTGATGCCTATCCGGGCCGCTGGCTGGCGATTAACCCGGGCACCGCCGCAGGCACGCTGCCGGGCGAGCAAACCATCGATCCGGCCTTTGGCCTGGCCGCTATCTGGATTGAAAGTGCCCTGAAAGAGCAGGCGCAAATCCAGGGCTATACGGTTGTTGAAGCCAGTACCGTGGTGGCGACCCATCTTAATCACCTGATTGGGCAATTCTCGGCAGAGCTGTTTGGCCGTCAGGAAGCGCAGCA
This region of Enterobacter asburiae genomic DNA includes:
- the tar gene encoding methyl-accepting chemotaxis protein II, which codes for MLNRIRVVTMLMMVLVIFALLQLISGGLFFSSLKQNQDSFAASNDLRLQQSELTSTWDLMLQTRINLSRSSARMMMDPNNQQSSAKTDLLKNARATLADAAKHYDAFKKIAPQPAMEQVSQNIDEKYNAYHTGLTELIQFLESGNMDAYFAQPTQGMQNALGAALGEYAKVSGDLYHSAFTASQNDYRFAKWQMAVMALALVIVLVAVWYGIRHILLNPLGRVIAHIREIAGGDLTKTLTVSGRNEITELANSVDHMQRSLIETVANVRNGSEAIYTGTSEIAMGNNDLSSRTEQQASALEETAASMEQLTATVKQNADNARQASQLAESASETAQRGGRVVDGVVKTMHEIADSSKKIADIISVIDGIAFQTNILALNAAVEAARAGEQGRGFAVVAGEVRNLASRSANAAKEIKSLIEDSVSRVDTGSVLVESAGETMNDIVNAVTRVTDIMGEIASASDEQSRGIDQVALAVSEMDRVTQQNAALVQESAAAAAALEDQASRLKMAVSAFRLASLAGNTVTPQATYRAPAAESAVNRTRTATTGQDENWETF
- the tap gene encoding methyl-accepting chemotaxis protein IV, coding for MLNRIRISTTLFLILILCGVLQVGSNGLSFWAFRDGYQNLQEVEASNQQRSALAQTRAVLLQASTALNKAGTLTALSYPPDDIKALMATARDSLKQADAQFKAFTAQAADSEKEKALKAAMKTNFEQWYSDLDHQATWLENNQLSDFMTAPVQASQAAFDGSFNAWQQDINQSVQRAGDQSRQSYHMSGVIFAVVVILAGLLTGGALLWSRRMIVQPLAIISSHFDSIAKGDLARPVAVFGKNEISAIFASLKAMQGSLRETVSDVRQGSYAMHTGISEIAAGNNDLSSRTEQQAASLAQTAASMEQLTATVGQNADNARQASDLSKQAAMTAKKGGDQASHVASTMQEIATSSQKIGDIISVIDGIAFQTNILALNAAVEAARAGEQGRGFAVVAGEVRNLASRSANAAKEIKVLIEESVSRVQQGSTLVDTAAKTMHEIVTSVTRVNDIMGEIASASDEQRRGIEQVAQAVSQMDQVTQQNASLVEEAAAATDQLASQADRLTGLVAVFNVKEHVEAVTEVGRSQAVPVVS
- the cheR gene encoding protein-glutamate O-methyltransferase CheR; this translates as MTSPMPPGQTSLLLQMTQRLALSDAHFRRICQLIYQRAGIVLADHKRDMVYNRLVRRLRTLGLDDFGRYLSMLEANQNSAEWQAFINSLTTNLTAFFREAHHFPVLAEHARRRTGEYRVWSAAASTGEEPYSLAITLADTLGMTPGRWKVYASDIDTEVLEKARNGVYRQDELKTLSPQQLQRYFMRGTGPHEGLVRVRQELANCVEFAPVNLLDKQYNVPGPFDAIFCRNVMIYFDKTTQQDILRRFVPLLKPDGLLFAGHSENFSNLAREFSLRGQTVYALSKEKA
- a CDS encoding protein-glutamate methylesterase/protein-glutamine glutaminase, producing MSKIRVLSVDDSALMRQIMTEIINSHSDMEMVATAPDPLVARDLIKKYNPDVLTLDVEMPRMDGIDFLEKLMRLRPMPVVMVSSLTGKGSEITLRALELGAVDFVTKPQLGIREGMLAYSEMIAEKIRTASRAKLAAHTPLAAPATLKAGPLLSSEKLLVIGASTGGTEAIRHVLQPLPLSSPGILITQHMPPGFTRSFAERLNKLCQISVKEAEDGERVLPGHAYIAPGDKHMELSRSGANYQIKIHDGPPVNRHRPSVDVLFHSVAKHAGRNAVGVILTGMGNDGAAGMLAMHQAGAWTIAQNEASCVVFGMPREAINMGGVSEVVDLSQVSQQMLAKISAGQAIRI
- the cheY gene encoding chemotaxis response regulator CheY, with amino-acid sequence MADKELKFLVVDDFSTMRRIVRNLLKELGFNNVEEAEDGVDALNKLQAGGFGFVISDWNMPNMDGLELLKTIRADAGMASMPVLMVTAEAKKENIIAAAQAGASGYVVKPFTAATLEEKLGKIFEKLGM